In Humulus lupulus chromosome 6, drHumLupu1.1, whole genome shotgun sequence, a single genomic region encodes these proteins:
- the LOC133783692 gene encoding subtilisin-like protease SBT3.18, with the protein MATNNSSQCVHYWGLFFLSLLSLYYVVQSTPTPHRVYIVYLGRKCHDDPKLTSNHHLRLLSNVFASEEEAKKSILYSYEKSFSGFSAILNSSQATILAERKEVISVFESKILKPHTTRSWDFLGLSLTKSSVGQPTPPQLAYGHDTIVGVIDSGIWPESPSFKEEAKMKPIPSRWRGECEKGERFNPQKDCNRKLIGARYYFKGFEADFKTLIAAPEIKSARDFTGHGTHTASTAAGAIVGGASFSGGLAKGTARGGAPRARLAVYKACWGGSGEGEQQFNFRCSEADLLKAFDDALWDGVHVISVSLGSVPPLRDLFESGTAIGSFHAMQVGVSVVFSAGNEGPETGLVTNVQPWSISVAASTVDRSFPTRVVVEGNFSVLGESFSFINEPITGKLVNPLGLFKRGICNVDQRDVSKKTKAGKIIFCFSTIGFISIEDAIEAAKNISASALIFIEPSPKPEGPDFFPTVRLDLIQGIKLKDYQFQFDNLPLAKIGPTKTLIGKTLAPRVAYFSSRGPSSLEPDILKPDLTAPGMNILGAWPTETAPSYKIDDKRSVKWNFQSGTSMSCPHVSGIVALLRSAHPNWSPAAIKSALMTTASTRDNSDDNIFNEGILEPSDPFDIGAGHVEPLKALDPGLVYDMNTNDYILFLCNIGYTTQQILKLLIPCPITPDIVLRCPRQRKSNSNINYPSISISNLSCATTIQRKVRNVGLSKFVVYFSNVVEPNGVEVVVWPRVLFFSYFKEEVTYYVTLTPRKKSRGRYDFGEIVWSDGFHKVRSPLVVSVNTISISSTIDHESDDQMIVMSDV; encoded by the exons TGAAGAAGAAGCAAAAAAGTCCATACTGTATAGCTACGAGAAAAGCTTTTCGGGGTTTTCTGCAATACTCAATTCTTCTCAAGCAACCATCTTAGCCG AGAGAAAAGAAGTAATATCAGTGTTCGAAAGCAAGATATTGAAGCCTCATACGACAAGAAGCTGGGATTTCTTAGGGCTTAGTTTGACCAAATCTTCTGTTGGTCAACCCACTCCACCTCAGCTTGCCTATGGCCATGACACTATTGTTGGAGTAATTGATTCAG gtatATGGCCAGAGTCTCCAAGCTTCAAAGAAGAAGCTAAAATGAAACCAATACCATCAAGATGGAGAGGAGAATGCGAGAAAGGAGAAAGATTCAACCCTCAAAAGGACTGCAACCGCAAGCTCATAGGCGCCCGCTACTACTTCAAAGGCTTCGAAGCCGATTTCAAAACTCTAATCGCCGCCCCAGAGATCAAATCCGCTCGCGACTTTACCGGCCACGGCACCCACACCGCCTCCACGGCTGCGGGTGCCATCGTCGGCGGCGCCAGCTTCTCTGGCGGCCTAGCCAAAGGCACTGCCAGAGGCGGCGCGCCCAGGGCTCGCCTCGCCGTCTACAAGGCTTGCTGGGGCGGCAGCGGCGAAGGCGAGCAGCAGTTCAACTTCCGGTGCAGCGAAGCCGACCTCTTGAAGGCGTTCGACGACGCCTTGTGGGACGGTGTTCACGTGATCTCGGTGTCGCTTGGGTCGGTTCCGCCGCTGAGGGATTTGTTTGAGTCCGGCACTGCTATTGGGTCGTTTCATGCGATGCAGGTGGGAGTGAGTGTGGTTTTCTCGGCGGGGAATGAGGGACCGGAGACGGGGCTCGTCACGAATGTTCAGCCTTGGTCTATCTCCGTCGCTGCTTCTACCGTTGATCGGAGTTTTCCGACTAGGGTTGTTGTCGAAGGAAACTTCTCTGTCTTG GGAGAAAGCTTTAGCTTTATTAATGAACCAATCACAGGAAAATTGGTGAACCCACTCGGTCTTTTTAAGAGAGG AATTTGCAATGTGGATCAACGTGATGTTTCGAAGAAAACAAAGGCtggaaaaataatattttgcTTCTCGACAATTGGATTCATAAGCATAGAAGATGCCATCGAAGCAGCCAAGAACATCAGTGCTTCAGCTTTGATATTCATAGAACCTTCGCCTAAGCCAGAAGGCCCTGATTTCTTCCCCACCGTTCGTCTCGACCTTATCCAGGGGATTAAACTCAAAGACTATCAATTTCAATTTGACAa TCTCCCTTTAGCAAAAATTGGACCAACTAAAACTCTTATTGGGAAGACATTAGCACCTAGAGTTGCATACTTCTCTTCAAGAGGACCAAGTTCACTCGAACCTGATATTCTCAAG CCAGATTTGACAGCACCAGGAATGAACATATTGGGAGCATGGCCAACAGAAACAGCACCAAGTTATAAAATAGATGATAAACGTTCAGTGAAATGGAATTTTCAATCAGGAACTTCAATGTCATGCCCTCATGTCTCTGGCATTGTTGCCCTTCTCAGATCTGCTCACCCTAATTGGTCTCCTGCTGCCATCAAGTCTGCTCTCATGACCACAg CATCTACTAGGGACAACTCTGATGATAACATTTTTAATGAAGGAATACTCGAACCCTCTGATCCTTTTGACATTGGTGCTGGTCATGTGGAACCCTTAAAGGCATTGGATCCTGGACTAGTTTATGACATGAATACCAATGATTACATTCTATTCTTGTGTAACATTGGCTACACTACTCAGCAAATACTAAAACTACTCATACCTTGTCCTATTACCCCGGATATCGTCCTAAGATGCCCTAGACAAAGAAAATCGAACTCGAACATTAACTATCCTTCCATTAGTATCTCAAATCTTAGTTGCGCCACCACGATTCAACGAAAGGTTCGAAATGTTGGTTTGAGCAAATTCGTCGTGTATTTTAGCAATGTTGTTGAACCGAACGGAGTAGAGGTGGTGGTATGGCCTAGGGTTTTGTTTTTCTCGTATTTTAAAGAAGAAGTGACATACTATGTTACACTTACACCGCGAAAAAAGTCTCGAGGGAGATATGACTTTGGGGAAATTGTTTGGTCAGATGGTTTTCACAAGGTGAGGAGTCCTTTGGTTGTAAGTGTTAATACTATTTCAATTAGTTCTACTATTGATCATGAGAGTGATGATCAAATGATCGTGATGAGTGATGTTTGA